The nucleotide window TGTCGACGATCAGGCGGCTTGACGCGGTACACCGCTGCCCGGTCGAATAGTAGGCGCCCTGCACCGCACATTCGACCGCAACGTCAAGATCGGCGTCTTCGAGCACGATCAGCGGATTCTTGCCGCCCATCTCCATCTGCACCTTGGCAAGACGCGACGCGGCGCTCATCAGCACACTCTTGCCGGTCGCCACCGAACCGGTGAAGCTGATGCCGTTCACGTCGTGCGATTCGAGCAATGCCTGACCGACGTCGCGCCCACGTCCCATCACGAGATTGAACGCGCCGGCGGGCAGCCCCGCACGGCTGATGATCTCGGTCAGTGCCCATGCCGACGCCGGCACGAGGTCGGCGGGCTTGAACACGACCGTGTTGCCATGCGCGAGCGCGGGTGCGATCTTCCACGCCGGTATGCCGAGCGGGAAGTTCCACGGTGTGATGATGCCGACGACCCCGAGCGGCTCACGCGTGACATCGACGGTGATCCCGGAGCGCAGCGACGGGACGTGTTCGCCCCCCGCACGCAATGCCTCCCCGGCGAAAAACTTGAAGATCTGCCCCGCACGCGCGGCCTCGCCAACGGCCTCGGGCAGCGACTTGCCTTCCTCGCGCGCCAGCAGTTCGCCGAGCACCTGCTTGCGCGCGAGCAGTTCGCTGCCGATCGCGTCCAGCGCGTCGGCGCGCGCCTGTGGCGTGGCTTGCGCCCATACCGGTCCCGCCTCGCGCGCTGCGGCAATGGCGTCGCGCGCGCTCGACGCATCGCCGCGAGCGTACTCGCCGACGACGTCGTTCGTATCGGATGGATTGATGTTCGCGGTCGCCGCCGCCCCCGGCACCCATGTGCCGTTGATGTAGTTCGGTTGCATTCCCGCCACCTCAGGCCGCACGTGCCGAGCGAATCGATTCGACGAGTACCGCCAGCCCTTCTGCGAACACCTCATCCTCGATCGTGAGCGGGAAGAGGAAGCGGATGACGTTGGCGTGAACCCCGCAGATGAGCAACAGCAAACCGCGCCTGAGCGCCTCGGCCTGCACGCGACGCGTCATGTCGGCGTCCGGCGCGCCAGTGCCTGCATCGCCGAACTCCACGGCGATCATGGCGCCGAGTCCGCGCACGTCGACGATGCCCGGCACCTCAGCGCGCAACCCCGCAAGTACACAGGTCAACTGATCGCCCAGCACCGACGCACGCTCGGCCAACCCTTCTTCCTCGATCACATCGATCGCAGCGAGCGCAGCGGCGCAAGCGAGCGGGTTTCCCGCATAGGTGCCGCCGATGCCGCCCGGGCCCGCGGCGTCCATCAACTCGGCACGCCCGGTCAGGGCCGAGAGCGGAAAGCCGCCGGCAAGGCTTTTGGCCATCGTGACGAGATCGGCATCGACATCGTGATGCGACAGCGCGAACGGCTTGCCCGTGCGCGCGAAGCCCGTCTGCACTTCGTCCACCACCAGCAGAATGCCGTGCTTGTCGCACAACGCGCGCAGGCTCGTCACGAAAGCCGGGGGCGCCACATAGAAGCCGCCTTCGCCCTGCACCAGTTCGATGAAGATGGCGGCGACGCGGCGCGGATCGACATCGGTCTTGAACAGGGATTCGATTGCGGCGATGCTGTCATCCACGCTCACCCCGTGCAGGGCCACCGGGTACGGGGCGTGAAACACCTCTGCCGGCATCGGCCCGAAACCCTGCTTGTAGGGCGCGACCTTGCCCGTGAGCGCCATGCCCATCATCGTGCGACCGTGGAAGGCGCCCGAGAAAGCGATGATCGCGCTGCGCCCCGTGGCGGCACGCGCTACCTTGATGGCGTTCTCCACCGCTTCGGCCCCAGTCGTGAACAACGCCGTTTTCTTGGCGAACTTGCCCGGGGTAATGTCGTTGAGCCGCTCGCACAGCGCCACGTACCCCTCGTACGGCGTGACATGAAAGCAGGTGTGGTGAAACTGCTCGAGCTGCGCCTGCACGGCGGCCACGATGCGAGGGTGTCGATGACCGGTCGCCAACACGGCAATGCCGCCCGCGAAATCGATGAAGCGATTGCCTTGCACGTCCCAGATCTCGGCGTTCCAGGCACGGGCCGTGAAGTGCTGCGTCATGACGCCAATGCCTTTGGCGCAGGCGGCGTCCTTGCGCGCCTGAAGCGATGCGTTGCTGCGGGCTGAATTCAACATGAGGAGTATCTCGTCAAGAATGCATGCCGGTCGGCGCCGGCGGTTCGTATGCCGATGATGGCGGGGCCAGTGTAGATTTGTCGTGAAAATTTTGCAATTAATTTTCATTAATGTGAAAATCAGAACAAAATTTTCCGCATGATGATGTCGGCCTGTCCTGGTAAAGCGCTTCCGACGCCCATGCGCCGGCAACACCGGCGCGTCGGCTAGAATTCGGGACGCGACGCGCGCGAGCGAGTCGTTTGCGCAACATGTTGGGGATCGGGATGCCAGTACACAGGAAATCGGGGAATACATCGCGCGGCAAGACCGGAGGATCCGGGGAAGCCGCCGGGCAGACGGGCTCGCGGGCCAAGCGGGTGCCGGTCGCGCACACGCGAGCGGTCATCGACCAGTCAACGATGCGCGACAGCGCGCTCGCGTCCGGCGATGCCGACGATGCGGCACCGCTCGACTGGATCGGCCCCGAGATCAAGAGCCTGCGCAAGGCACGTGGCTTGTCGTTGCAGGGCCTGTCCGCGCTTTGCGGCAAATCGATCGGGTTCCTGAGTCAACTCGAGCGCGGCAAGAGCAAACCCACCGTCGGCGCGCTGCACGACGTGGCGGCAGCGCTCGGCGTGCAGGTCAGTTGGTTCTTTCCCCACGGCGAGAGCGCCGAGCCTTCCGACGGCGGCGTGGTCGTGCGGCGCGAACGGCGCCGCCAGCTGACGTTCGACTCCGGCATCGCCGACTACCTGCTGTCTCCCAACCTGAGCGGTCAGCTCGAACTGCTTTGGTCGGTGATGGCGCCAGGGTCGGACAGCGGCGACGCCTACCAGCACCGGGGGGAGGAAGGCGGCGTCGTCATCAAAGGCACGCTCGAACTGTGGGTCGGCGATCAGCACTTCTTGCTCGAAGAGGGCGACAGTTTCACGTTCGGGAGTCACACCCCGCATCGATATCGCAACCCGGGTAACGCACCTGCCGAAATCGTGTGGGTCGTCACTCCGCCCTCGTATTGACCGTTGCCCGCGGGCCGCGATCTGAGCTGCCCGCCCCTCGTCCACTCACCCACTCGCCCACTCGCTCCCTACCGCCTCTCCGACAGCCCGGCCCTGCGCCGGGCTTTTTTTTCCGGCACCCGAATTCGCGCCCGCCGGACGCGCCTGCGCGATCGTGCGCAACGCCCCGTGCCACGCGGTTTTCGGGGCAGCGACTCACG belongs to Pandoraea pnomenusa and includes:
- a CDS encoding helix-turn-helix domain-containing protein, with translation MPVHRKSGNTSRGKTGGSGEAAGQTGSRAKRVPVAHTRAVIDQSTMRDSALASGDADDAAPLDWIGPEIKSLRKARGLSLQGLSALCGKSIGFLSQLERGKSKPTVGALHDVAAALGVQVSWFFPHGESAEPSDGGVVVRRERRRQLTFDSGIADYLLSPNLSGQLELLWSVMAPGSDSGDAYQHRGEEGGVVIKGTLELWVGDQHFLLEEGDSFTFGSHTPHRYRNPGNAPAEIVWVVTPPSY
- a CDS encoding aldehyde dehydrogenase family protein; amino-acid sequence: MQPNYINGTWVPGAAATANINPSDTNDVVGEYARGDASSARDAIAAAREAGPVWAQATPQARADALDAIGSELLARKQVLGELLAREEGKSLPEAVGEAARAGQIFKFFAGEALRAGGEHVPSLRSGITVDVTREPLGVVGIITPWNFPLGIPAWKIAPALAHGNTVVFKPADLVPASAWALTEIISRAGLPAGAFNLVMGRGRDVGQALLESHDVNGISFTGSVATGKSVLMSAASRLAKVQMEMGGKNPLIVLEDADLDVAVECAVQGAYYSTGQRCTASSRLIVDKRIHRRFVEALTARLATLRVGDARDPSTHIGPVVSDAQLRTDLEYIAIGQEEGATLAFGGEQLTRATPGHYLSPALFVDAHNDMRIAREEIFGPVACVIPADGYEHALALANDTEFGLSAGICTTSLKYANHFKRHAQAGMTMTNVSTAGGDYHVPFGGRKASSYGAREQGRYAVEFYTTVKTSYVAA
- the gabT gene encoding 4-aminobutyrate--2-oxoglutarate transaminase is translated as MLNSARSNASLQARKDAACAKGIGVMTQHFTARAWNAEIWDVQGNRFIDFAGGIAVLATGHRHPRIVAAVQAQLEQFHHTCFHVTPYEGYVALCERLNDITPGKFAKKTALFTTGAEAVENAIKVARAATGRSAIIAFSGAFHGRTMMGMALTGKVAPYKQGFGPMPAEVFHAPYPVALHGVSVDDSIAAIESLFKTDVDPRRVAAIFIELVQGEGGFYVAPPAFVTSLRALCDKHGILLVVDEVQTGFARTGKPFALSHHDVDADLVTMAKSLAGGFPLSALTGRAELMDAAGPGGIGGTYAGNPLACAAALAAIDVIEEEGLAERASVLGDQLTCVLAGLRAEVPGIVDVRGLGAMIAVEFGDAGTGAPDADMTRRVQAEALRRGLLLLICGVHANVIRFLFPLTIEDEVFAEGLAVLVESIRSARAA